Proteins co-encoded in one Chiroxiphia lanceolata isolate bChiLan1 chromosome 21, bChiLan1.pri, whole genome shotgun sequence genomic window:
- the ENTPD8 gene encoding ectonucleoside triphosphate diphosphohydrolase 8 isoform X1: MVGGGMDTKAKAVAGLLATTCVCSIIALILSIVNVKDVFLPPSTKYGLVFDAGSTHTSLYTYRWPADKENGTGIVSQVDVCTVAGPGISSYADDPAGAGASLRPCLDQALKIVPVEQQRETPTYLGATAGMRLLREQNGTKAEQVFAEVAKVIGEYPVDFRGARILTGTEEGSFGWITVNYLLETLVKFSFAEKWEHPEDTEVLGALDLGGASTQITFQPGVPVEDRNTSVFFRLYGTNYSLYSHSYLCYGKTQALKMLLAALHQDSVTAQISHPCYPMGYQENVTVAELYDSPCVRAPSTASPAQVLTVTGTGDPARCSMAVQKLFNFSCGAQRPCGFNGVYQPPVRGQFFAFAGFYYTFHFLNLTSQQSLNDVNATILAFCKRNWSELERTFPQDKKYLHTYCSAAIYILTLLLDGFKFNEHTWSNIHFSQQAAHTDIGWTLGFMLNFTNVIPAEPLELVKGHQPGLWAGAVSFIVLALVTGLVATFLLCFWKTK, translated from the exons GTTGGAGGAGGAATGGACACCAAAGCCAAGGCTGTTGCAGGTCTCCTGGCAACCACCTGTGTCTGCAGCATCATCGCCCTCATTCTGAGCATTGTGAATGTGAAGGATGTGTTTCTGCCCCCCAGCACCAAG TACGGGCTGGTGTTTGATGCCGGCTCCACACACACGTCCCTCTACACCTACCGGTGGCCCGCGGACAAGGAGAATGGCACCGGCATCGTGTCCCAGGTGGATGTTTGCACCG TGGCAGGACCCGGCATCTCCAGCTACGCAGACGACCCCGCGGGGGCTGGTGCCAGCCTGAGGCCCTGCCTGGACCAGGCCTTGAAGATCGTGCCGGTGGAGCAGCAGCGGGAGACCCCCACGTACCTGGGGGCCACGGCCGGCATGCGGCTGCTGAG GGAGCAGAACGGCACCAAGGCCGAGCAGGTCTTTGCTGAGGTGGCCAAGGTGATTGGGGAGTACCCTGTGGACTTCCGTGGAGCTCGGATCCTGACGGGCACAGAGGAGGGCTCCTTCGGCTGGATCACCGTCAACTACCTGCTGGAGACACTCGTCAAG TTTTCCTTTGCAGAGAAATGGGAACATCCAGAGGACACCGAGGTTCTGGGAGCTCTGGACCTTGGAGGTGCCTCGACACAAATAACCTTCCAGCCTGGAGTGCCCGTGGAGGACAGGAACACTTCGGTCTTCTTCCGCCTGTACGGCACCAACTACTCTCTCTACAGCCACAGCTACCTGTGCTATGGGAAGACACAGGCCCTGAagatgctgctggcagctctgcaccaG GACAGTGTGACTGCCCAGATCTCACACCCCTGCTACCCCATGGGGTACCAGGAGAATGTCACCGTGGCAGAGCTCTACGACAGCCCGTGTGTGCgtgcccccagcacagccagccctgcgCAGGTGCTGACGGTGACGGGCACAGGGGACCCAGCCAGGTGCAGCATGGCCGTGCAGAAACTCTTCAACTTCAGCTGCGGGGCCCAGAGGCCGTGCGGGTTCAACGGGGTGTACCAGCCCCCCGTGCGGGGACAGTTCTTT GCCTTTGCTGGGTTCTACTACACCTTCCACTTCCTGAACCTGACCAGCCAGCAGTCTCTGAATGATGTCAACGCCACGATCCTGGCCTTCTGCAAGAGGAACTGGTCAGAG CTGGAGCGGACCTTCCCGCAGGACAAGAAGTACCTGCACACGTACTGCTCTGCAGCCATTTACATCCTGACGCTGCTGCTCGATGGCTTCAAGTTCAATGAGCACACCTGGAGCAACATCCACTTCAGCCAGCAG gcagcacacacagacattgGCTGGACACTGGGATTCATGCTGAACTTCACCAACGTGATCCCCGCGGAGCCTCTGGAACTCGTCAAGGGCCACCAGCCcgggctgtgggcaggggctgtCTCCTTCATCGTGCTGGCCCTTGTGACAGGCCTGGTGGCCACTTTCCTCCTGTGTTTCTGGAAGACCAAGTAG
- the ENTPD8 gene encoding ectonucleoside triphosphate diphosphohydrolase 8 isoform X2: protein MDTKAKAVAGLLATTCVCSIIALILSIVNVKDVFLPPSTKYGLVFDAGSTHTSLYTYRWPADKENGTGIVSQVDVCTVAGPGISSYADDPAGAGASLRPCLDQALKIVPVEQQRETPTYLGATAGMRLLREQNGTKAEQVFAEVAKVIGEYPVDFRGARILTGTEEGSFGWITVNYLLETLVKFSFAEKWEHPEDTEVLGALDLGGASTQITFQPGVPVEDRNTSVFFRLYGTNYSLYSHSYLCYGKTQALKMLLAALHQDSVTAQISHPCYPMGYQENVTVAELYDSPCVRAPSTASPAQVLTVTGTGDPARCSMAVQKLFNFSCGAQRPCGFNGVYQPPVRGQFFAFAGFYYTFHFLNLTSQQSLNDVNATILAFCKRNWSELERTFPQDKKYLHTYCSAAIYILTLLLDGFKFNEHTWSNIHFSQQAAHTDIGWTLGFMLNFTNVIPAEPLELVKGHQPGLWAGAVSFIVLALVTGLVATFLLCFWKTK, encoded by the exons ATGGACACCAAAGCCAAGGCTGTTGCAGGTCTCCTGGCAACCACCTGTGTCTGCAGCATCATCGCCCTCATTCTGAGCATTGTGAATGTGAAGGATGTGTTTCTGCCCCCCAGCACCAAG TACGGGCTGGTGTTTGATGCCGGCTCCACACACACGTCCCTCTACACCTACCGGTGGCCCGCGGACAAGGAGAATGGCACCGGCATCGTGTCCCAGGTGGATGTTTGCACCG TGGCAGGACCCGGCATCTCCAGCTACGCAGACGACCCCGCGGGGGCTGGTGCCAGCCTGAGGCCCTGCCTGGACCAGGCCTTGAAGATCGTGCCGGTGGAGCAGCAGCGGGAGACCCCCACGTACCTGGGGGCCACGGCCGGCATGCGGCTGCTGAG GGAGCAGAACGGCACCAAGGCCGAGCAGGTCTTTGCTGAGGTGGCCAAGGTGATTGGGGAGTACCCTGTGGACTTCCGTGGAGCTCGGATCCTGACGGGCACAGAGGAGGGCTCCTTCGGCTGGATCACCGTCAACTACCTGCTGGAGACACTCGTCAAG TTTTCCTTTGCAGAGAAATGGGAACATCCAGAGGACACCGAGGTTCTGGGAGCTCTGGACCTTGGAGGTGCCTCGACACAAATAACCTTCCAGCCTGGAGTGCCCGTGGAGGACAGGAACACTTCGGTCTTCTTCCGCCTGTACGGCACCAACTACTCTCTCTACAGCCACAGCTACCTGTGCTATGGGAAGACACAGGCCCTGAagatgctgctggcagctctgcaccaG GACAGTGTGACTGCCCAGATCTCACACCCCTGCTACCCCATGGGGTACCAGGAGAATGTCACCGTGGCAGAGCTCTACGACAGCCCGTGTGTGCgtgcccccagcacagccagccctgcgCAGGTGCTGACGGTGACGGGCACAGGGGACCCAGCCAGGTGCAGCATGGCCGTGCAGAAACTCTTCAACTTCAGCTGCGGGGCCCAGAGGCCGTGCGGGTTCAACGGGGTGTACCAGCCCCCCGTGCGGGGACAGTTCTTT GCCTTTGCTGGGTTCTACTACACCTTCCACTTCCTGAACCTGACCAGCCAGCAGTCTCTGAATGATGTCAACGCCACGATCCTGGCCTTCTGCAAGAGGAACTGGTCAGAG CTGGAGCGGACCTTCCCGCAGGACAAGAAGTACCTGCACACGTACTGCTCTGCAGCCATTTACATCCTGACGCTGCTGCTCGATGGCTTCAAGTTCAATGAGCACACCTGGAGCAACATCCACTTCAGCCAGCAG gcagcacacacagacattgGCTGGACACTGGGATTCATGCTGAACTTCACCAACGTGATCCCCGCGGAGCCTCTGGAACTCGTCAAGGGCCACCAGCCcgggctgtgggcaggggctgtCTCCTTCATCGTGCTGGCCCTTGTGACAGGCCTGGTGGCCACTTTCCTCCTGTGTTTCTGGAAGACCAAGTAG
- the NOXA1 gene encoding NADPH oxidase activator 1 isoform X2: protein MFEDALSDYHMAFSHLRQNPFIDYKQLGLRHILCAWEVLYSTAAVQCHLQQWQEARVTLEKAVVWRPERRTAILDLALERVQDRLFLEPMQVPLGELFRPRKKEVEQLDSKDFLGKPKVISSIIPNDEYIGFEPLRPQKQGFYEPSADALWDSEAGYHRVLSQYCPEQLEEPVVKGGSLVFVLSRGAEGWATAIHDGQKLHIPSSLLEPVSRMDKWKINNGIPLPPAQVPPSRLHVKQKPEPPRGENAFASDAGAQMDSKIPRSHGEASPGSARPVVLRVCCECSVVLRASEAPALPALRALLQEHFGQQAQRGTLSYRHPDGTELGTVLGEEDLGRMWQQLTDGRVTLYCQDSDSHSGRPVLYRMLAQHSYLAQGPGDLEFSKGDMLDILSEVNEDWLEGCCNGKTGIFPKCFATQTSCGAAFL from the exons AT gtttGAAGATGCTCTCTCTGACTATCACATGGCCTTCAGTCACTTAAGACAGAATCCCTTCATCGATTACAAGCAGCTAGGGCTGAGGCACAtcctctgtgcctgggag GTGCTgtacagcactgcagcagtgcagtgccacctgcagcagtggcaggaggcCAGAGTCACCCTAGAGAAGGCTGTTGTGTGGAGACCTGAGCGAAGAACAGCAATCTTGGACCTGGCCCTTGAGCGGGTGCAG GACCGCCTGTTTTTAGAGCCCATGCAGGTTCCTCTTGGGGAACTTTTCAGACCACGGAAGAAGGAAGTTGAACAGTTGGATTCCAAAGATTTCCTGGGTAAACCCAAG GTGATCTCGTCCATCATTCCCAATGATGAGTACATTGGCTTTGAGCCTCTCAGGCCTCAG AAACAGGGCTTTTATGAACCCAGTGCTGATGCTTTGTG ggacagtgaggcAGGATACCATCGAGTCCTGTCCCAGTATTGCCCCGAGCAGTTGGAGGAGCCGGTGGTGAAGGGCGGCAGTTTGGTGTTTGTGCTgagcaggggagcagagggctgggcCACAGCCATCCACGATGGACAG AAGCTGCACATCCCAAGCTCTCTCCTGGAGCCTGTCTCAAGGATGGATAAATGG AAGATCAACAATGGGatcccccttcctcctgcccaggtGCCTCCCAGCCGCCTGCATGTGAAGCAGAAGCCAG AGCCTCCTAGGGGAGAAAATGCCTTTGCCAGTGATGCTGGTGCCCAGATGGACTCCAAG ATCCCCCGGAGCCACGGAGAGGCCTCCCCGGGCTCGGCCAGGCCGGTGGTGCTGCGGGTGTGCTGCGAGTGCTCGGTGGTGCTGCGGGCGAGCGAGGCACCGGCCCTGCCGGCCCTGCGGGcgctgctgcaggagcacttCGGGCAGCAGGCACAGCGGGGCACCCTGAG CTACAGGCACCCGGATGGCACGGAGCTGGGGACAGTCTTGGGAGAGGAGGATCTGGGGAGGATGTGGCAGCAGCTGACAGATGGCAGGGTGACACTCTACTGCCAG GACTCAGACTCCCACTCGGGCAGACCTGTTCTGTACCGGATGCTGGCTCAACACTCTTACCTGGCACAGGGACCAGGAGACCTGGAGTTCAGCAAGGGAGATATGCTGGATATCCTTTCTGAAG TGAACGAGGACTGGCTGGAAGGATGCTGCAATGGCAAGACTGGCATCTTCCCCAAATGTTTTGCCACCCAGACCAGCTGTGGTGCTGCCTTCCTATAG
- the NOXA1 gene encoding NADPH oxidase activator 1 isoform X1 — MAYRELVRRWHEGVRAADRGHWDAALESFGAIPDPPARICFNVGCVQLLARRPEAALRAFDQTVAKDNSLAVGYFQRGLVHLQLEMFEDALSDYHMAFSHLRQNPFIDYKQLGLRHILCAWEVLYSTAAVQCHLQQWQEARVTLEKAVVWRPERRTAILDLALERVQDRLFLEPMQVPLGELFRPRKKEVEQLDSKDFLGKPKVISSIIPNDEYIGFEPLRPQKQGFYEPSADALWDSEAGYHRVLSQYCPEQLEEPVVKGGSLVFVLSRGAEGWATAIHDGQKLHIPSSLLEPVSRMDKWKINNGIPLPPAQVPPSRLHVKQKPEPPRGENAFASDAGAQMDSKIPRSHGEASPGSARPVVLRVCCECSVVLRASEAPALPALRALLQEHFGQQAQRGTLSYRHPDGTELGTVLGEEDLGRMWQQLTDGRVTLYCQDSDSHSGRPVLYRMLAQHSYLAQGPGDLEFSKGDMLDILSEVNEDWLEGCCNGKTGIFPKCFATQTSCGAAFL, encoded by the exons ATGGCGTACCGGGAGCTGGTGCGGCGCTGGCACGAGGGGGTGCGGGCGGCGGACCGCGGGCACTGGGACGCGGCCCTGGAGAGCTTCGGCGCCATCCCCGACCCTCCGGCGCGGATCTGCTTCAACGTGGGCTGCGTGCAGCTGCTGGCCCGGCGGCCAGAGGCGGCTCTGAGG GCCTTCGATCAGACCGTGGCGAAGGACAATTCCCTGGCTGTGGGCTACTTCCAGAGAGGGTTGGTCCACCTGCAGCTGGAAAT gtttGAAGATGCTCTCTCTGACTATCACATGGCCTTCAGTCACTTAAGACAGAATCCCTTCATCGATTACAAGCAGCTAGGGCTGAGGCACAtcctctgtgcctgggag GTGCTgtacagcactgcagcagtgcagtgccacctgcagcagtggcaggaggcCAGAGTCACCCTAGAGAAGGCTGTTGTGTGGAGACCTGAGCGAAGAACAGCAATCTTGGACCTGGCCCTTGAGCGGGTGCAG GACCGCCTGTTTTTAGAGCCCATGCAGGTTCCTCTTGGGGAACTTTTCAGACCACGGAAGAAGGAAGTTGAACAGTTGGATTCCAAAGATTTCCTGGGTAAACCCAAG GTGATCTCGTCCATCATTCCCAATGATGAGTACATTGGCTTTGAGCCTCTCAGGCCTCAG AAACAGGGCTTTTATGAACCCAGTGCTGATGCTTTGTG ggacagtgaggcAGGATACCATCGAGTCCTGTCCCAGTATTGCCCCGAGCAGTTGGAGGAGCCGGTGGTGAAGGGCGGCAGTTTGGTGTTTGTGCTgagcaggggagcagagggctgggcCACAGCCATCCACGATGGACAG AAGCTGCACATCCCAAGCTCTCTCCTGGAGCCTGTCTCAAGGATGGATAAATGG AAGATCAACAATGGGatcccccttcctcctgcccaggtGCCTCCCAGCCGCCTGCATGTGAAGCAGAAGCCAG AGCCTCCTAGGGGAGAAAATGCCTTTGCCAGTGATGCTGGTGCCCAGATGGACTCCAAG ATCCCCCGGAGCCACGGAGAGGCCTCCCCGGGCTCGGCCAGGCCGGTGGTGCTGCGGGTGTGCTGCGAGTGCTCGGTGGTGCTGCGGGCGAGCGAGGCACCGGCCCTGCCGGCCCTGCGGGcgctgctgcaggagcacttCGGGCAGCAGGCACAGCGGGGCACCCTGAG CTACAGGCACCCGGATGGCACGGAGCTGGGGACAGTCTTGGGAGAGGAGGATCTGGGGAGGATGTGGCAGCAGCTGACAGATGGCAGGGTGACACTCTACTGCCAG GACTCAGACTCCCACTCGGGCAGACCTGTTCTGTACCGGATGCTGGCTCAACACTCTTACCTGGCACAGGGACCAGGAGACCTGGAGTTCAGCAAGGGAGATATGCTGGATATCCTTTCTGAAG TGAACGAGGACTGGCTGGAAGGATGCTGCAATGGCAAGACTGGCATCTTCCCCAAATGTTTTGCCACCCAGACCAGCTGTGGTGCTGCCTTCCTATAG